The Megalobrama amblycephala isolate DHTTF-2021 linkage group LG16, ASM1881202v1, whole genome shotgun sequence genome includes the window GCATATCTTTAAACTTCCCATTTGTTCTGTAGATCTTTACTTAGCTTCTTACATGATCTTTTATTCAGTCTCAAGCATATCTGTTCACTATAATTCTTTTTCACAAAAGTCAGCTGGGTTGTTTTGGTTCTAGTctcattgctttgttttgtttaaactttagcAGACTGATAACAGACAGAGTATCCTTGCCTCTACCCcagccatctctctctctcttcacaaATAATCAATTCAGCAGCCTCTCAAGACTGTAACTTAGACCGAATTTAACATCAAATTACTATACATAACCCTTGGTCAAATGTACATGTTTTAActttcaaataaagaaaacattaccACCATCTAAAATATGTTATGCTAGTAGCCATTTTTGAGGGTATCTTTAGTTTAAATGCTGAATGCACTTAACTTTCTCTTGAATCTGCAAAATCAGTCTTCATCTTTAACACCACCATTGCCTTGGAATTATCCTCTGCCATgtctaatgacctgcaggagTAAAAACTATGATAGAGACACATTAGTTCAAAATCACACAGCCTCATGAATTCAGGGATTCATCATAATGCTGAATCCTAAACTTCTATACAGTTCTTGCCAACAGGGCAACCAACATCATGTTACTAAATTTTACTCTGGTCTCCCAGAACTTACGGACAATCACCTCATGTTCTCAGTCGGCTCTTGAAAGCTCATTCCCATCAGCTCTATATCAATACTCTTTTTCCTCAGGGTCTTGTCCCCTGGCATAGTTGCTtgtcacaatgaaaaacaagccATCTTAGGAACGCGGTTTCTGGTGAGTGGTATAGAGGAGCATTTTTGGGTCAGACTGCTGTCCTTCTCACAGGTCATTCCCCCTTCATGATGCTGCTGGCCTCACAGACATCTGGCTCAACTCTCATACCCATCTCACATAAACACCTCCCATCAGGGTAGATGCCCAGTGGCGGCGTGACCCCCTGCCTTAGGTTGTCCTCGTCTGGCCAAAGAGGATCTTACCCGTCTTTGAGAAATCACCTCGTGCACACTGGTACCCGCTCTTTCCCATTCCAGATCTTTGACAGTTTTCTTCACCAAAATCAGGTGTTTTCTGGAGGTTAGGGAAGTTGCATTCAAGAGCCACCAGAGCCATTGGACTGCCTGATAGTGTTAAAACATGGAGACAGGTTAATGACAGCAGTATTTAATCACTAAAATCATTAGACTGTGCATTCTCTCAGCAGCAACAATATCAGTGCTGAGAATATACTCTGTTAATTTAATTCCCACTGTCCATTCAGTGTAATGTTCTGCCACATCTGTAACCGGAGCCATCAGCCCTGCACATGGTGGTGACAAAGATCAGACAAAAAAGTTACTGGTCATAGAAGAAATTCATCAAAATAGTCACTTCTGTCCTTCAAGGTCTATATTTCTAATTTAAAGACCTCTTTACACTCATTCAGTTTTCCTTTAACAAATTTAAAACTTAATTTCCCTCTTCATGGCAATCATTTCTTTTGACATCTCTGTGTCCATGATTTTCAGCTGAGACACCGTGCTTCACTATAAATAGCTTGTTATCTCTTATGACACAAGCTCAGATAGCAGCTTTTAGCTGACTTTGAGTGAGAGAGACTGAGGATTTCAGGACTGGTACTCTGccttttataacttttgacatcAAACTTTATCTACTGTCTTTTGACTCTGGCCCATCTTAAGACTTTGCCAGAAATGACATTGATTTCCAAATAAACAACTGTTTATATTTGTCTTTTACTCACACATCATGGAAATTAGAGGTTACAAATTTCCAGTCAGGTTGAGTTTCTGATACAACTGGCAACCTCATTTTTCCCGccatttcacttttgatcatcAAAAACCAAAAATTTAGACATTAAAGGTCCAAaatcattttagtcattttacatTGTGATAGCGATGCGCTGATCACATAAAAACATACTTGAGACTGTTCAACCTTTTTTTTCCCAAAGTGAAACATTCTTTtagaatttttcattttcactttcataaaattaattttctcCTGCTATATTTCCCTTCATCATAGCCACTTATCTCACTATCAATAAGTTAGTTTTCAGATGCAAAACATATCATCAATATGGTTTCTACTGTTTTGCAGAAccacaatattattttaaccATATTTCTACTACTTGGTTGGACTGACAGCCTTATAGCTGCTTTCTCCTTCAATCATTCTTATATAAATTGTAGTTCTCTAGACATCTAATGTCATGCATCCATTTAATGGATGaataaacaaaacttttttgtaAGTTACATTCTATCCTCCTTCCCTACATGCCAATTCTTTCTTCTTCCCTACATGCCAATTCTTTCTTCTTCTGTCTGCTTCCTCTAGCCTACAATCTCTAGTCTGCttacatttcacacacacacacaccgagctcacacaaacacaacatcacCAAATCGCAGTTCTCTTCAACTTCAAGTCTTATGACCACTCAACGTTCCCTCTTCTGGGAAATCACAATACTTAACTAACTTTTCCTTCATTTTTAtcgtgttttatatttttctgtttttcttcaggTTTTTTCTTTATCCTGCACTTCCTCCTCTACCGGTTGCACTAACTGTTTCTGCAGAGCTCTCCGCTCTCTCTTTTCTGCTTCCTGCAACCAGCAGTTCACTGTCTGAGCGCAGTTTACACACACGTTTTCTTTTCCAGCAGCCCGCTTTCACCTGATTTCCTGCCTCTACATCTGCTTTTATCATTGTGAGCCGAGTTACACTTAATGTCCCTTCTGCTGGGAAATCGTGATACTTAATTAATTTATCAATGTCCCCTAGACACACACTTTTTGCAAGCTTGCTCTGGGATCCCCCATTTTGGTTCTCCTTTTCTGACTCCCGTGGCTTTCCTTTCGGCGCGCACCTAATAATCTGGTGGACGTCTCCTCCAGATCCAATTTTTATCCCAAAATTGGACGGGCTGAGCCTCAATGCTCAGATCACTATAGACTCGAGCACTCAGACTGTCACACCTTCACAAATTTATAACCTACAGCAACCTCGTCTGTAGTTGGGCTCAATCCCAAAATTTGTTTCAGTGTGATCCAGCCTAGATTTATTACCCCAAAATCGGTAACAGGTATCGCCGATTGTTTACCCCAAAATCGGTAACAGGTATCGCCGATTGCAAATCTTCCACCTTGGAAAGCACTCTTACTACCCAAACGTGGTCAGTTTTAGGAACCTCTTGATCGCACTGCTTCTTTCTTtatgatgttaaaaaaaaagatgcgtCATAAAGCCTGGCGCGATCTGCCTCTCGGGATTTCCTTTCCCACAGATTGCTCCTTCAATTTTTCCTGTTTCCTAATCTTCCAAATTTTACCAAATCACACTTACTCTTAATTCcccataaaatttaaatttatctcTTACCAGAGAGTCGTGTAGCCACCTGGGTTCGTTTTCTGATTCCAGTGGTGTCCCCCTCTGGACCCTGGCGGTCGGCCCCTCATCCCTTAATCTATTCGGGGTAGGGCTGAGACTACTATTAAGTCCAGGATGATCAGTCACCGTCCGCTCTCGGGTCCAAAAGGCACATCCATGGAATCCCACTTTCTGACACCAATTGTTGTGGCAAACAAAATCAACTCCGACTCtactgcataagagacaaacacgtccaattgtctttaaagcttttatttcttgcaagaaaggtcagacaggtcatacagaaacacaagtagctgcagagtgtaagacccagaacgaaagcttcccctcacttttatatctctaacctccaaggccgaagcctctgtccttttaccatatttggaacatcccttagtggctgtaactttccacacattgttagcacagacatgtttttaacatacatcttgCATTTCCCCATAcatatcttgctctttctatttctgacatctatgttaacactatgttaaacattaccacttaagccaacatcataccatgttccataagcatcatatttcacaagaatacaggtaaaaagcatatgaaaaattaaaatttccacaacaaaTGTTCTAAAGTTGTTGGATGTACATAGTTATGTTCATATTAGACTAAAGGATTGATTTGatcatttgcattttaattCCAAATTGTTAATTCCAATTGTTGCTTATATCAAAGCTATGCGTCTCACTACTCAtcccagccagcagagccatgtggggcccaaatgggtttgacctgggctatctaactgggacccagccagttttgcacccagtttccatgtaggccccacatggatttgcccagatgaaatgaacactgcttagtgtgcacactacaggctgtttaatgtaacacttaatcagtgttggaggtaatgagataattaagtgattgaataatgattttgtattagtgaagaacacctgctgttaacaagcataatcactgaaggaaagagaaacacaagaactacttccagccacagccttggatgaaatcaactgaagataaaatacattacatctctcaagatcttTATATAGGTAGTATGTtattcattctgttttattgttgtgATTCTGCAGCAAGGGAATAATAGAATTTAATCAGAACATCAAAtgatttataacacacaataaacatcaagaatcagcatatgaatctcaacaatgatgacatgcttcaatggtgcaatgcattctgagtgCATCATACGAAACTtatccatggctcccagaatgcattgcaccattgaagcatgtcaccattgttgagattcatatgctgattcttgatgtctgtgtgcgagtaaaactcacaggagcccaaaatatgtaaatggtgTGTTATAAATCATTTGATGTTCTGATTAAATTCTATTATTTCCTTGCTGCAGAATcacaacaataaaacagaatgaataACATACTACCTATATAAACCTTACACATAATATCAATGAGTTAAGCCAATATATGATGGTTATATTCTTATCATCAATCAGCTTACAGcatctgattatattttctcttgctgttctCGCCATAACTTACAACAAAACTTAACACAAAACTTTTCATGTCAAGATCCACCTATAGATGAAGGCCTACTATAATAAATTTAGAGattaaccaaaaaaaataaaaaaataaataatttacatgGAACTTGGAGTtctcttttattttaatttagactttttctGGAACATTGTATGTCATTATGTGATGATGGTACTTACCAGTTTTGTCAGCCATTTCCCTCAGTGCTTTATCTGCTTTATCACCCAAAGCTATTGTGTGTATAATGGCGCCACTTTCAACTGCAGCTGGAACACAACTATTAATATCGTCCGATGCTTCACCATCTGTCAGAAAAATGATTTCATCCCCTATCACATCCCCATTGTCCTTTTTGAGTACCTTTAAGTTTTGAAGACAAATACAGAACATTGGTATAAAACAAACTGTAGGCTATATACTTAACAGATCATAAACATGATCAATATTGCACCTGTAAGCCTAGATTGAGGCCTTTACAAATGTATGTCCCTCCATCTGCTACTTTTGGCAACAATTTGAAGAGTTTCTCTCGTGTGGATTCACTGTCAATAGTAGTTAAGGGGCTCAGAGTAGAAGCATCAGAACTAAAGGTTACAATTCCAACACTGGCTTGATCCTCAATGATGTTCTGCAGGAAATGTGTGGCAGCCTGCTGTAGTCGAAGGATTCTGGAGCCCTAGAAAAGGGgtgcaataaaaaaatgcaagtaATATCAGGTTTATACTCATTCAAAATGATTAAGATCATATCAGAGCATTGAAGGTTATAATAATTGGAAGCATCTTTGTTTTCAAGTAAAGTTAATGTTATGGCATACTTGCATGCTTCCTGAGACATCAAGGACGAGACAAACAACCCGATGCTTTCGCTGCACAACTTTGAAAGTTGGCACTGGTGGAGAGGACAGCAGTGGTTTCAGAGAACGAAGTGCGTCTTTATCAACAGAATCCTCATATATCACAGTCCGTGTTGCTTTgccacattttttgttttgcaagttTGGGGCTTCATAATTGTGCTCGTTTTCATGAAAAAATTTGCTCACCTGAaaccaaatattttaaataattacttCATTCTGTATGTTGCatgaaatgcactgcaaatggTCAAAGATACATTTTGCATGTGTGGGAACATGTCAAATCTGTACTTACAGAATCCAGGCTTGGTAAGAACATTATAGAGCTGTCTGTGTTTTGATATTTGTTAGGAAAAAACTTGCACCATTCAGTCGGTAGTAAAGTTTGTGGATCAGTCTGGCACGGTTGACGTGATTCATCATAAAACTGACCTTCAATGTTTTTGCTACACCTAAAGATAAGCAGGAAATCAATGGTTGAGATAATTTACaaggacattttaaaaatattcttttttattaagttttatgaCCTTGTAGCTTCAATACGGCCATTAGAGTAGTAGAATGGTTTTGTTTCACTGTATTCATCATACACGCCCCATCTCAGATGAGCCCATTCATGAACCAAGACCTTTcctgcaaacaaacaaattttcatgttaataATACAAACAGATTAGTGCATTAACCTGGATAGATGTTGAagaataataaattacatttacctcTTGACCCATAAGTCTTAATGAGTGTGTCGTTTCGGAGGAAGTTTGGGGTGAAATGAATGAACTGAGCCTCAGCTCCAACTTCATCATATTGAAGAGTGTAGGGTTCATCACCATATGCTGGATTAGCATGATCGATTCTTATGTTTGCCTG containing:
- the LOC125248276 gene encoding calcium-activated chloride channel regulator 1-like, whose product is MLIQHMAQFIHFTPNFLRNDTLIKTYGSRGKVLVHEWAHLRWGVYDEYSETKPFYYSNGRIEATRCSKNIEGQFYDESRQPCQTDPQTLLPTEWCKFFPNKYQNTDSSIMFLPSLDSVSKFFHENEHNYEAPNLQNKKCGKATRTVIYEDSVDKDALRSLKPLLSSPPVPTFKVVQRKHRVVCLVLDVSGSMQGSRILRLQQAATHFLQNIIEDQASVGIVTFSSDASTLSPLTTIDSESTREKLFKLLPKVADGGTYICKGLNLGLQVLKKDNGDVIGDEIIFLTDGEASDDINSCVPAAVESGAIIHTIALGDKADKALREMADKTGKYHHHIMTYNVPEKV